Below is a window of Calditrichota bacterium DNA.
GTTCATCAACGAGTTCGGTTTGCCGGTGGTCAATGTGGTCAAAGACCTCAAATCCACAGACTTTTTCTGTCCCGGCTCGATTTTAGCGGCTGAGTACAACACCTCCCACCCGGTGGCCTTTGGCATGGAGGCGCAGAGCGTGGCCTACTTTGCGCGCAGCGCCGCCTACAAGGTCGTGCCCTCTTTCACCGTGCAAGCGCAGGTGATCGCCAAGTATCCGGCAAAGAACTTGCTCAAGAGTGGCTGGCTGTTGGGCGAAAAACACTTAACCGAGCGCGTGGCGGCCGTGGATGTGCCGGTGGGCAAAGGGCACGTGGTGCTCATCGGCTTTGACCCCATCAATCGCGCGCAGGCCCACGCCACTTTCAAGCTGCTCTTCAACGCATTGTACTACGGCGGCGCCGAACCCGCTCCTCTGCCGTGAGGTGAACAAGGGTAGGGGCAGCCGCTGTCGCAAAGTCCAGGAGAGAGGCGTATGCAACAACCGGTGCCACAGCAGATCAGTGTGGAGTTGGGGGAAAAAGAGGCCGAGGGGATCTACTCCAACCTGGCGTTGATCACCCATTCGCCGGCGGAGTTTGTCATCGACTTTACGCGCATGCTCCCCGGCGTGCCCAAGACCAAGGTCTACGCGCGCATCATCATGACCCCGCAGCATGCCAAGTCGTTCCTCTTAGCTCTGCAGGAGAACGTGGGCAAATACGAGAGCCAGTTCGGCGAGATCAAGCTGCATGCCGAGCAGCAGAGGATGCGCGAGTTGGGCTTCAAGCCGGGCGCAGAGGGGCAGGAGAAGGAGTGAGGTGAGTGGCATCGCCCGTCAGGGAGCCAGGCGCAGGCGTGCCGGAAGGGTGAGGCTGGCTGGCTTGCTCTTTGCGCTGACGACGTGGTCTGCGGCAGCGCACGGCAAGGAGAGCGCGGCCAGCATCGGCATAGTGGGGGGCTGGTTCAAGCCCAATTGCTTGGCAGCGCAGGCGTCGGTGTCGCCGTTCGACTCGGTGGCTACTGCCCCGTGGTTCGGCCTTATGCTCAGCAGCCGGGCGTTTTCCGGCACGTCGCTGCGGATCTCAGCGGGCTATTGGGCGCATGGCGGAGAGCGCCCGCTCACCGTGGTGCCGGTGAGCTTGGACTTGAAACACGAGTTGGTGCAAGGGTTGCCGTTCAGGCCGTACGTGGCCTACGGAGGGGCACTCTATTGGGGATGGGAGGCAAAGTGGCAGGAAGTGCGGGGCGCTCGCCCGCGGGCGCGGGGCTGGGGCGCCACGTTGGGGGTGGGTCTGGACATAAAGCTCGGCCAGCACTATAGCGCGCTGGCCGAGTTCGACTATCTGTACATAGCCTTTCGGCACGAGTTGGGCCGCGCCAAAGACTACAGCGGCCCACGCCTTATGCTGGGGCTTTGTTACGGTCTCTGATCCCTCTTCTCGCAGAAAACGCACCGGATGCAGTCGCGCAATGGCCGCCAAGACTGCGCCAAGAACACCGCCGACCCCGAAAACGCCACCGATGAGCTTGCGGCTCTGAAGCATCCCTTGGCGCTCGTAGCGGAGCTTAGTGTCCTTTGCGTGCTAAACATTCAGGCAAAGCACACCACCACCTCGCAAAGAAAGCCAGGAACCCTCAAAACACCCCCCCGCGAGCTTGAGTTTCTCAAGGGTGCCTTAGCGCCCCTTGCGGAACTTGGCGTCCTTTGCGTGGAACCCCCCCTCACCGCAGTTTGATGAGCTTCACGCTGGCGTGGAACCCATCCGCGCAGCGCAGGCGGCACACATACACCCCGGCGGGCGCCTCTGCCCCGCCCTCATCCCGGCCGTCCCAGCGCGCCTCGTGCTCTCCGGCGCGAGCCACCCCCTGCACCAAGGCGCGCACTAACCTGCCACGCAGGTCGAATACACCCAGCTCCACCTCTTGCTCAGCAGCTAAAGCAAACTGCACCGCGGTCCCGGGATTGAACGGATTGGGGTACCCGCCAACCAGGGCTGTACGAGTCGGCACAGTGCTCGGCTGCCTGTCCGAAACGGCCGGCACGTAAACCACCACCGGCCCGAACAGCTCAACCTGTCCGCCGAAATCCTCCTGCCGCAGCTTGTACCAGTAGCTCTGCTCCGGCGCGACCGTGCGGTCGACGTACTGATAGCTGTGCGGCACCACCGAGCTGCCGGCCCCGGGGATGAGCGAGCTGATGATGCGGTACGGCGCCGCCTCTCCCTCGCTGCGCAGCACGTAGAACCCGCGATTGTTCACTTCGCTCTCGGTCACCCAGTTGAGCTGCACTCCGCCCGCCACCACTGCCGCCTGGAACGAAGCCAGCGTGACGGGGAGGGAGCTATCGAAATAGTTTAGAACCTGGGGGTGGTCAATGTCTCCGCGGAATTGGTCCTCGCTGGCACTTTGTGCCCCAATCCGCAGGGCGCCGTTGTCGGTTTCCACGGTCCCAGAGAGTGGCTCAGGCCCCCCATCCAGCCGGCGGTCTACCCAGACTCTGAGCCCATTTGTTTGGTCAAACGTACCCGCTATGTGGTGCCACGTCCCGTCAATGACGTCTGTCTTCCCTTCGAGGGAATACAGCGTATTGCTAATGCGCACACTCAGTTTCACCTTGTGAGTGCCTGTCACAGCGAGCCTGTAGCGCACGGTACTGGCGCTTTTGACAATTATGACCGCCTGGCTGGTAACATCCGCGTTGTTCGCCCGAATGTACGCCTCGAGGGTGAGCTCCGTAGTCAAGTCCAGTTCCGCTTGATCGGCCACGTTGATGTAGTCATTGGTACCGTCGAAATGGAGATAAGCCGAGCCCTCGGGGGGACTGTCGAACCGCCAAGCGGATGCATCCATGTTCTGGAACGTTCCGTTGTTGGCCACCCCCAGGTCATCGTAGGCGACCGTGCCTGAGCCTTCGTTAAAGCGCCAGGAACCTCCTACACCTTGGCAGTTCCCACTTGTCGGCCCAAGGCCTGGCAAAAAGGCCACGAAGATCAGTGGCATGCACGCGAGCGCGATCTTACCGTTCATGAGTCCTCCCCTTATTGTGCTACGTGAATGAACTGAGGTGCTGGCCAGGAGCTAGCCTATCATTACTCGGGATTACTGCCTCGAGAAAGTGGCACTCCGTTAGAAAAGTGGAATTCGCGCCGCGACCCTATCCGTGGTCCCGCCGTTGCGTTAACCATTGCGACTCCACGGCACGCTGCCCGCTTGCTCCTGTGCCTAATCCAATTTACTGCCCGCAGGCCAAAAAGTCAAGGACAAAATTCATCCCCATCGCCGCCCATTACATTTAACCGCTGATCTCCGCTGATACCCCACACCCCCAACCTGCACCGCTCGAGGTTAGCCCCCACTCCCACCGCCCCGCATCCAACCGCTGACATCCTTCCGCTGACACCAGAGATTGCTCC
It encodes the following:
- a CDS encoding DUF3467 domain-containing protein, whose product is MQQPVPQQISVELGEKEAEGIYSNLALITHSPAEFVIDFTRMLPGVPKTKVYARIIMTPQHAKSFLLALQENVGKYESQFGEIKLHAEQQRMRELGFKPGAEGQEKE
- a CDS encoding T9SS type A sorting domain-containing protein, translating into MNGKIALACMPLIFVAFLPGLGPTSGNCQGVGGSWRFNEGSGTVAYDDLGVANNGTFQNMDASAWRFDSPPEGSAYLHFDGTNDYINVADQAELDLTTELTLEAYIRANNADVTSQAVIIVKSASTVRYRLAVTGTHKVKLSVRISNTLYSLEGKTDVIDGTWHHIAGTFDQTNGLRVWVDRRLDGGPEPLSGTVETDNGALRIGAQSASEDQFRGDIDHPQVLNYFDSSLPVTLASFQAAVVAGGVQLNWVTESEVNNRGFYVLRSEGEAAPYRIISSLIPGAGSSVVPHSYQYVDRTVAPEQSYWYKLRQEDFGGQVELFGPVVVYVPAVSDRQPSTVPTRTALVGGYPNPFNPGTAVQFALAAEQEVELGVFDLRGRLVRALVQGVARAGEHEARWDGRDEGGAEAPAGVYVCRLRCADGFHASVKLIKLR